The Macadamia integrifolia cultivar HAES 741 unplaced genomic scaffold, SCU_Mint_v3 scaffold151, whole genome shotgun sequence sequence NNNNNNNNNNNNNNNNNNNNNNNNNNNNNNNNNNNNNNNNNNNNNNNNNNNNNNNNNNNNNNNNNNNNNNNNNNNNNNNNNNNNNNNNNNNNNNNNNNNNNNNNNNNNNNNNNNNNNNNNNNNNNNNNNNNNNNNNNNNNNNNNNNNNNNNNNNNNNNNNNNNNNNNNNNNNNNNNNNNNNNNNNNNNNNNNNNNNNNNNNNNNNNNNNNNNNNNNNNNNNNNNNNNNNNNNNNNNNNNNNNNNNNNNNNNNNNNNNNNNNNNNNNNNNNNNNNNNNNNNNNNNNNNNNNNNNNNNNNNNNNNNNNNNNNNNNNNNNNNNNNNNNNNNNNNNNNNNNNNNNNNNNNNNNNNNNNNNNNNNNNNNNNNNNNNNNNNNNNNNNNNNNNNNNNNNNNNNNNNNNNNNNNNNNNNNNNNNNNNNNNNNNNNNNNNNNNNNNNNNNNNNNNNNNNNNNNNNNNNNNNNNNNNNNNNNNNNNNNNNNNNNNNNNNNNNNNNNNNNNNNNNNNNNNNNNNNNNNNNNNNNNNNNNNNNNNNNNNNNNNNNNNNNNNNNNNNNNNNNNNNNNNNNNNNNNNNNNNNNNNNNNNNNNNNNNNNNNNNNNNNNNNNNNNNNNNNNNNNNNNNNNNNNNNNNNNNNNNNNNNNNNNNNNNNNNNNNNNNNNNNNNNNNNNNNNNNNNNNNNNNNNNNNNNNNNNNNNNNNNNNNNNNNNNNNNNNNNNNNNNNNNNNNNNNNNNNNNNNNNNNNNNNNNNNNNNNNNNNNNNNNNNNNNNNNNNNNNNNNNNNNNNNNNNNNNNNNNNNNNNNNNNNNNNNNNNNNNNNNNNNNNNNNNNNNNNNNNNNNNNNNNNNNNNNNNNNNNNNNNNNNNNNNNNNNNNNNNNNNNNNNNNNNNNNNNNNNNNNNNNNNNNNNNNNNNNNNNNNNNNNNNNNNNNNNNNNNNNNNNNNNNNNNNNNNNNNNNNNNNNNNNNNNNNNNNNNNNNNNNNNNNNNNNNNNNNNNNNNNNNNNNNNNNNNNNNNNNNNNNNNNNNNNNNNNNNNNNNNNNNNNNNNNNNNNNNNNNNNNNNNNNNNNNNNNNNNNNNNNNNNNNNNNNNNNNNNNNNNNNNNNNNNNNNNNNNNNNNNNNNNNNNNNNNNNNNNNNNNNNNNNNNNNNNNNNNNNNNNNNNNNNNNNNNNNNNNNNNNNNNNNNNNNNNNNNNNNNNNNNNNNNNNNNNNNNNNNNNNNNNNNNNNNNNNNNNNNNNNNNNNNNNNNNNNNNNNNNNNNNNNNNNNNNNNNNNNNNNNNNNNNNNNNNNNNNNNNNNNNNNNNNNNNNNNNNNNNNNNNNNNNNNNNNNNNNNNNNNNNNNNNNNNNNNNNNNNNNNNNNNNNNNNNNNNNNNNNNNNNNNNNNNNNNNNNNNNNNNNNNNNNNNNNNNNNNNNNNNNNNNNNNNNNNNNNNNNNNNNNNNNNNNNNNNNNNNNNNNNNNNNNNNNNNNNNNNNNNNNNNNNNNNNNNNNNNNNNNNNNNNNNNNNNNNNNNNNNNNNNNNNNNNNNNNNNNNNNNNNNNNNNNNNNNNNNNNNNNNNNNNNNNNNNNNNNNNNNNNNNNNNNNNNNNNNNNNNNNNNNNNNNNNNNNNNNNNNNNNNNNNNNNNNNNNNNNNNNNNNNNNNNNNNNNNNNNNNNNNNNNNNNNNNNNNNNNNNNNNNNNNNNNNNNNNNNNNNNNNNNNNNNNNNNNNNNNNNNNNNNNNNNNNNNNNNNNNNNNNNNNNNNNNNNNNNNNNNNNNNNNNNNNNNNNNNNNNNNNNNNNNNNNNNNNNNNNNNNNNNNNNNNNNNNNNNNNNNNNNNNNNNNNNNNNNNNNNNNNNNNNNNNNNNNNNNNNNNNNNNNNNNNNNNNNNNNNNNNNNNNNNNNNNNNNNNNNNNNNNNNNNNNNNNNNNNNNNNNNNNNNNNNNNNNNNNNNNNNNNNNNNNNNNNNNNNNNNNNNNNNNNNNNNNNNNNNNNNNNNNNNNNNNNNNNNNNNNNNNNNNNNNNNNNNNNNNNNNNNNNNNNNNNNNNNNNNNNNNNNNNNNNNNNNNNNNNNNNNNNNNNNNNNNNNNNNNNNNNNNNNNNNNNNNNNNNNNNNNNNNNNNNNNNNNNNNNNNNNNNNNNNNNNNNNNNNNNNNNNNNNNNNNNNNNNNNNNNNNNNNNNNNNNNNNNNNNNNNNNNNNNNNNNNNNNNNNNNNNNNNNNNNNNNNNNNNNNNNNNNNNNNNNNNNNNNNNNNNNNNNNNNNNNNNNNNNNNNNNNNNNNNNNNNNNNNNNNNNNNNNNNNNNNNNNNNNNNNNNNNNNNNNNNNNNNNNNNNNNNNNNNNNNNNNNNNNNNNNNNNNNNNNNNNNNNNNNNNNNNNNNNNNNNNNNNNNNNNNNNNNNNNNNNNNNNNNNNNNNNNNNNNNNNNNNNNNNNNNNNNNNNNNNNNNNNNNNNNNNNNNNNNNNNNNNNNNNNNNNNNNNNNNNNNNNNNNNNNNNNNNNNNNNNNNNNNNNNNNNNNNNNNNNNNNNNNNNNNNNNNNNNNNNNNNNNNNNNNNNNNNNNNNNNNNNNNNNNNNNNNNNNNNNNNNNNNNNNNNNNNNNNNNNNNNNNNNNNNNNNNNNNNNNNNNNNNNNNNNNNNNNNNNNNNNNNNNNNNNNNNNNNNNNNNNNNNNNNNNNNNNNNNNNNNNNNNNNNNNNNNNNNNNNNNNNNNNNNNNNNNNNNNNNNNNNNNNNNNNNNNNNNNNNNNNNNNNNNNNNNNNNNNNNNNNNNNNNNNNNNNNNNNNNNNNNNNNNNNNNNNNNNNNNNNNNNNNNNNNNNNNNNNNNNNNNNNNNNNNNNNNNNNNNNNNNNNNNNNNNNNNNNNNNNNNNNNNNNNNNNNNNNNNNNNNNNNNNNNNNNNNNNNNNNNNNNNNNNNNNNNNNNNNNNNNNNNNNNNNNNNNNNNNNNNNNNNNNNNNNNNNNNNNNNNNNNNNNNNNNNNNNNNNNNNNNNNNNNNNNNNNNNNNNNNNNNNNNNNNNNNNNNNNNNNNNNNNNNNNNNNNNNNNNNNNNNNNNNNNNNNNNNNNNNNNNNNNNNNNNNNNNNNNNNNNNNNNNNNNNNNNNNNNNNNNNNNNNNNNNNNNNNNNNNNNNNNNNNNNNNNNNNNNNNNNNNNNNNNNNNNNNNNNNNNNNNNNNNNNNNNNNNNNNNNNNNNNNNNNNNNNNNNNNNNNNNNNNNNNNNNNNNNNNNNNNNNNNNNNNNNNNNNNNNNNNNNNNNNNNNNNNNNNNNNNNNNNNNNNNNNNNNNNNNNNNNNNNNNNNNNNNNNNNNNNNNNNNNNNNNNNNNNNNNNNNNNNNNNNNNNNNNNNNNNNNNNNNNNNNNNNNNNNNNNNNNNNNNNNNNNNNNNNNNNNNNNNNNNNNNNNNNNNNNNNNNNNNNNNNNNNNNNNNNNNNNNNNNNNNNNNNNNNNNNNNNNNNNNNNNNNNNNNNNNNNNNNNNNNNNNNNNNNNNNNNNNNNNNNNNNNNNNNNNNNNNNNNNNNNNNNNNNNNNNNNNNNNNNNNNNNNNNNNNNNNNNNNNNNNNNNNNNNNNNNNNNNNNNNNNNNNNNNNNNNNNNNNNNNNNNNNNNNNNNNNNNNNNNNNNNNNNNNNNNNNNNNNNNNNNNNNNNNNNNNNNNNNNNNNNNNNNNNNNNNNNNNNNNNNNNNNNNNNNNNNNNNNNNNNNNNNNNNNNNNNNNNNNNNNNNNNNNNNNNNNNNNNNNNNNNNNNNNNNNNNNNNNNNNNNNNNNNNNNNNNNNNNNNNNNNNNNNNNNNNNNNNNNNNNNNNNNNNNNNNNNNNNNNNNNNNNNNNNNNNNNNNNNNNNNNNNNNNNNNNNNNNNNNNNNNNNNNNNNNNNNNNNNNNNNNNNNNNNNNNNNNNNNNNNNNNNNNNNNNNNNNNNNNNNNNNNNNNNNNNNNNNNNNNNNNNNNNNNNNNNNNNNNNNNNNNNNNNNNNNNNNNNNNNNNNNNNNNNNNNNNNNNNNNNNNNNNNNNNNNNNNNNNNNNNNNNNNNNNNNNNNNNNNNNNNNNNNNNNNNNNNNNNNNNNNNNNNNNNNNNNNNNNNNNNNNNNNNNNNNNNNNNNNNNNNNNNNNNNNNNNNNNNNNNNNNNNNNNNNNNNNNNNNNNNNNNNNNNNNNNNNNNNNNNNNNNNNNNNNNNNNNNNNNNNNNNNNNNNNNNNNNNNNNNNNNNNNNNNNNNNNNNNNNNNNNNNNNNNNNNNNNNNNNNNNNNNNNNNNNNNNNNNNNNNNNNNNNNNNNNNNNNNNNNNNNNNNNNNNNNNNNNNNNNNNNNNNNNNNNNNNNNNNNNNNNNNNNNNNNNNNNNNNNNNNNNNNNNNNNNNNNNNNNNNNNNNNNNNNNNNNNNNNNNNNNNNNNNNNNNNNNNNNNNNNNNNNNNNNNNNNNNNNNNNNNNNNNNNNNNNNNNNNNNGAAAGAATAATGCAAGTAGAGTTTTATCTCATAGAagtatatagctttttttttttttttttttttttttaaacgatggatatccaggccttcggtCTGACTAGTCCCATAGGTCTATACTAACCCTACAATCGCATGGACTAGGTCATACATGCGTTGAATGAGAAACATTTAATTTTCActaaaaacagtgaagagcactaaataccctcgtgtgagtggcccaaggtatgcctagtgagagtcgaacttaggacgtccaagTTTACAGCTCGtatcaagttcgttgctcaccaactacataGTTAAAAGTATATAGCCTAGTACCaacaaatgagagaaaaaaaggaggaggCATGCAGGCCCTTTCGCCCATCCATCCTATATCCAATTGACAGTGCTAGCTCCCCCACCAAACCCTTTTGGACTTTGGCCCTTGATGGTCAGTTTCCTTTAACTATTGACACAGTAGATTTCAGCTCCAGCCCACATACAATTTAAAGGGTAAGTGTTCTTCATCTGGCTGTGCAGCTCCTACACTTACATAAGATTAATGGGAGTCATTTTATGAGGACGAGCCAGTCATTTTGTCCCTATGTGTCTATGCATAAGGACCACACTCTTCCATAGAAACTATTTTCCCAAATATAAGATGTTCTCTGAGAGTTGAGCAAGTGACATTTAGAAGCAAATCAATCTAAATCTACAAGACTAACAAAAAACTCATAAAACCAGTCATATGTAGTAATCTATGATTTTTCTTCAAGATTCATCCAATTTCTTGTCAATTCCATCTGATTTGAAATTGGAATTAATGGAAGCTGATCTCATAACAAAAAAGGTTCACCCATAAATTTAGctatttatttttcatcataGGTTTAATTATGGATAGAATTCTCCTGCACCAATGGTGAACAAAGAATCTCTTCAGTCTTCACTAATGGGTTCTAGCACTTGGATGATGAGACTTTTGAAATGGTAGAAATGACATTAACAAGGAGTAATGATGAGATTAAaatgatgggtgaagaaattccttaGGAGAAGGAAAACTTTAATTTACATATTTGTGGGTTTGAGCTAATCCCATCAAATCCACATGATTACCACCACCCCAGTGTCTGATGCACCTAAGCATCCCTTGCAGAGCAATTTATAGACAACTTTAAGCAATGTTTCCGTTTGTTAGTTTTTTCATTGGAGATGGGATAACAAAAATTATTACTTTCCAACCTACCAATGATAGGATATATATCTATCATGTGCTCTTCATGCTATCAATGAAAATCCTTATTACTTTATGTATCTTAACATTTATAGAAGAATGCCTTCGATTTGTGCCCTAATCTTGGCAATAAAAATATCTAGACAGTGAATGCCAATTTgttgttcatttttttgaaagaattatAGTTTTCTTCACTTTATTTACAATTTTTTCTATCTAATATTGTTGATATTGGGGCTAGGAAACTTGAGTAGGCCATAGGAATtggattgtgatacaatagaAGACAAGGATCAATGGAGATGATTCAACAGACACTTCAGTATTGACCAATCAATTTCATTGGAAATTATCAAGAATTATTGAATCCTTATTTCTAAGGATGTCGTAATCAAGTTTGGTCACAAATTatattgatcttttttttttcttttaatcaaaaaggaaatttatTTTAGTTGTTTAGAATATTTTGATATGTAATGGAAATTCGAGGTTTTTGCGTCTTTgtcttttataatttaaaaaccTCTTTTTGCCCTTGAGATCATGTGTGCTTCATATATGttgccaaaataaaattaaatataggAGCATATCTTTTATTGCCTTAAATCACATAAGATTCATGCATTTGTGGGTCCCATGTCAATACATGATTCTCAAAATCATATAATATGGGCTCCTTAATTCAGAATTTTATAATAGcattttatgtaattattttgaatattttaccATGCAAAATAACTGAGAAAACAAACAGTGGAATATTTTAGAGTAACATTTTACATCATATTAAACCTCGTGAAATAAacattggaaaattttcaacATGTAAAGTTTTTCAAGTAAAATTTTACTTGGAAAAATTTATGctgaaacaaatggagccttagCTTCAAATAAACTCGAAACTATATTCCCCAAAAGGATGATCATCTTTTCAGTATCATAAGAGAGAATAGTGATGAGAAGAGAAAATGGTGTTATCAGTGGACCTAAGAATTGTAAAGAGAAATGGGTAACAAATGTTTGAATTCATTATATCCATGGCTGCATAAATTAGAATGAAATTCCAAATCACACTCCACAACCAGTTTTCATTATTCAAAAAAGATTTCCAAGACAAACAAATCTCCATTGTCCTCTAAAACCATTTTTTCAACAACACTACAATTTCAGTACATCAACTTCTACCCAGAATtgcagccccccccccccccccacaaaNNNNNNNNNNNNNNNNNNNNaaaaaaagaaaagaaagaagaaagaatattaaaaataaattcatctGTACAGTACAGGCAACAATATACAATCCACTTGTTATATACTACAACACTACAAAATGCTACAGATGCACACATCTCTCATACTGAGGTTTCTTGGTATGGCCTGTGATCACACAGAGGTTACAAAGTCACCGCTGTTTTCGACTTCAGATTCAACATCAGCCTCTATTTCTTCAAGTTCTACTGCCCCAACATCAGAATGATCTTCAAATTTGGAACCTTCCTCTGGTTTCCTTGCCTCCTTTATAATCTTCAATATTTCTTCAATACTCTGGAAGGATTGATCGTGGTCTGTATCCGCATAGTTTTTCTCACCTTCAATCAGCTCTCCTGGCAAGTTCTCAAGAAACCAAGGATGCTTTTTTATCTCTGGAATGGTAATCCTCTTCAAGTAAGAAAAATAGGATTATTAGTTGTTCAGTCCTCAGTTAAGTTTAGAATATGTCACAAGAAATTCATTTACAGAATGCTACCTTTGAGGGATTAGAAACAAAAACTTGAGAGAGGAGGTGCCTGCAATCAGTAGAGATATTTACATAGTTGGGTATGGAATACTGAACATTCAATATTCTCTGTTAAGCGCATCAAAGGTGTTGAGTTAGTAGAATTGACTTAAATTTTCCATGTATAAAAATTGATACATGTAGAGGTTTATAAGAAGTACTCACATCGATGGCCTTCTTGAAATTTTTAGGATCCTGAGGATCCTCAAATGGATATGCTCCTACCAACATCACATACAATGTCACACCACAGGACCAGACATCTGCTATCTACAATTTAAAGTAATTGTATCAGGCAACACATTCAATGCACATATTAATATGCATCATTTTCTATCTGTACCTTCTCATGCTTATAGTTTCTCATTCATCTTCATGGCCCACCAATCATCTTCCAGTGGGTACAGAATAAACAGAAATCATTCTAAGATGCAATAGAATGGCCTCTGCTACATGAATGTACATGGATTATTCTATTTTAAAGCCGTAATTCTTGTTAACCGAATTACCAAAACAGTGGTAAGAGTATTGTTGATGTATAGTCTTTGGGTTTGGATGTTTGCTTCCCTTCATGAGCAGGGCATACAAATTAAAATCTCATATTGATACTGCATTTCagacccccccccctctcaaaCACTTTGAATTTCTCTTTGTCACTCTCTTACAATGCAGCAACATAGACCATTCACTAAGGGTACCTTTCATAGGACATTAACAGCCCAAAATTCTAAATTGCAAAGGTGTTGCATCTCCCCTAACTAGATTTTTCTCCACTCTTTCAAATTCTATATCCACTCCTTATTCCCATTTACAGCCCTAAGCACTGTACCCTACAAAGGTGCCAAGTGCAGACAGAATTCATTGCCGGATTATGCGTACCAAAGATATAAATGAATACCTTTCCATCATACTCCTTTCGTGACAAGACCTCTGGAGCAATGTATGCTGGTGTTCCAACTGTCGATTTGGGTTGTGAGTGCCATATGGCAGACTGATGAAAATAAGGGGGTAACCAATAAAAATCTGAATGACAAAAATCTTACTCATAAAGAGTACCAAAAATGGAATCCACAAGCATAATATCACACACCTTGGAATATCCAAAGTCACATATTTTAAGACCTGGTGTAGCATTACCATCCAAGAGTGTATTTTCTAGTTTCAAGTCCCTGTGACAAATTtcctgaaataaaaaaatataaaaataagaataaaaaattttcatatccaaggaaaaaaaaaagtccaaacaaTGACAAAAGCATCACATAGCATAAGAGGACTAGAATCTGATCTAAAACATAAGTAAAGGATGCTGACACTATACCATAGAGTGGCAGTAGCTGACTCCGGATAGTAGCTGCTGGAAGAAAAATCTAGCCTGATGCATATGGAAttgttagaaaaagaaaaaacagtgaaaaaagatataattttctattttcatcCAAAGAATCATAGATGATCAGACAACTCTAAAAACTAAAAACATACAGATTTGTGCTAAAGTACCTCATCCTCACTCAAGCGGCCAGCACTGCTTATTTTCTCAAAGAGTTCACCACCAGCTGCATATTCCATGACAATAGCTAGATGTGTGGGTGTCAAGA is a genomic window containing:
- the LOC122064061 gene encoding serine/threonine-protein kinase SAPK3-like: MEERYEPLKELGSGNFGVARLVKDKKTKELFAVKYIERGKKIDENVQREIINHRSLRHPNIVQFKEVLLTPTHLAIVMEYAAGGELFEKISSAGRLSEDEARFFFQQLLSGVSYCHSMEICHRDLKLENTLLDGNATPGLKICDFGYSKSAIWHSQPKSTVGTPAYIAPEVLSRKEYDGKIADVWSCGVTLYVMLVGAYPFEDPQDPKNFKKAIDRILNVQYSIPNYVNISTDCRHLLSQVFVSNPSKRITIPEIKKHPWFLENLPGELIEGEKNYADTDHDQSFQSIEEILKIIKEARKPEEGSKFEDHSDVGAVELEEIEADVESEVENSGDFVTSV